Proteins from one Pirellulales bacterium genomic window:
- a CDS encoding J domain-containing protein, producing MDQHQLPPELDRWPDDPYALLGVTWTVAPRDLKRAYTRLIRSYKPEQFPEHFRRLREAYEIVLRHVEFRQATGQDDAADGQMVVRFDTQRTPVADASGSPVPAESRQPPSGGDATWTETLEGLWEFACSGQESVAYERLRALFDRHPGHPDLCCRLYWLLALSPELDPARTPEDWLAEGMMSGGLAGPLGELYRRELVLNPDEATGDRATRLLDAPASAGVLASFVEARWRAAALTADASPTVAEDLQRLRPRIEREDHDVWIGLLLTAIEHLLWSENVVLRQIANEFKAEVEEDIHSHRRMDAALDRLEMSSEIAAVWQKPGLNLPDELVAVVRQSRVQEFAELRPRLEAYFTQALVRPIVLFKQLDAVASQSSVAISALHEPLAWWHSMVGPISDQRSEEQLSTLVCEFLKRSDFFDYRAFRPKLLEFCLHESLTAEQFEQSLSGCGLLGLADLAAAIHRDLALRFVAHAYRVFWA from the coding sequence GGACCAGCATCAATTGCCTCCCGAACTGGATCGTTGGCCCGACGATCCCTACGCGCTGTTGGGCGTCACCTGGACCGTGGCTCCGCGCGATCTCAAGCGGGCGTACACGCGGTTGATTCGGAGCTACAAGCCCGAGCAATTTCCGGAGCACTTTCGCCGGCTGCGCGAGGCCTACGAAATAGTCCTGCGGCACGTCGAATTTCGCCAGGCGACCGGGCAGGACGACGCGGCGGATGGCCAGATGGTCGTGCGCTTCGATACGCAGAGAACTCCGGTCGCTGACGCTTCCGGCTCGCCTGTACCGGCCGAATCGCGGCAGCCGCCCAGCGGCGGCGACGCGACATGGACGGAAACGCTCGAGGGCCTGTGGGAATTCGCTTGCAGCGGGCAGGAGTCCGTCGCCTACGAGCGTCTGCGGGCCTTGTTTGACAGGCATCCCGGGCATCCCGACTTGTGCTGCCGTCTCTACTGGTTGCTGGCGCTATCGCCGGAACTCGATCCCGCGCGGACGCCCGAAGACTGGTTGGCGGAAGGCATGATGTCGGGCGGCCTGGCCGGACCGCTCGGTGAGTTGTACCGGCGCGAGCTCGTGCTCAATCCGGACGAGGCAACTGGCGATCGCGCGACGCGGCTGCTGGACGCGCCGGCCAGTGCGGGTGTGCTGGCCAGCTTTGTCGAAGCACGCTGGCGTGCGGCCGCACTCACGGCGGATGCCAGTCCGACGGTGGCCGAGGATCTCCAGCGGCTTCGTCCGCGGATTGAGCGGGAAGACCACGACGTCTGGATCGGGCTATTGTTGACGGCGATCGAGCACTTGCTGTGGAGCGAAAATGTCGTGCTTCGCCAGATTGCGAATGAATTCAAGGCCGAAGTCGAGGAGGACATTCACTCGCACCGGCGGATGGATGCGGCGCTCGATCGTCTCGAGATGTCGAGCGAAATTGCCGCCGTCTGGCAGAAACCGGGGTTAAATCTCCCCGATGAGTTGGTGGCGGTGGTTCGGCAATCGCGCGTGCAAGAGTTCGCCGAACTGCGGCCACGCTTGGAAGCCTACTTTACGCAAGCGCTCGTCCGGCCCATCGTACTCTTCAAGCAGCTCGATGCCGTCGCCTCGCAGTCGAGCGTGGCGATTTCAGCCTTGCACGAGCCGCTGGCCTGGTGGCACTCGATGGTCGGGCCGATCTCCGACCAGCGGAGTGAAGAACAACTTTCGACGCTGGTTTGCGAATTCCTGAAACGATCGGATTTTTTCGACTACCGCGCGTTTCGACCCAAGCTGCTCGAATTCTGCCTGCACGAGTCGCTCACGGCCGAACAGTTCGAACAGTCGCTGTCGGGGTGCGGCTTGCTCGGGCTGGCCGATCTCGCCGCGGCGATTCACCGCGATCTCGCGCTACGCTTCGTGGCCCACGCATATCGAGTCTTTTGGGCCTAG